Genomic segment of Andrena cerasifolii isolate SP2316 chromosome 7, iyAndCera1_principal, whole genome shotgun sequence:
TACTCTGATTAAATGCCTGCGATGTCTCAAGTTCGCTTACTTATAGTTCGATCGCGGAATGACACTGCCACGCGCTCCGCATAGCTTATTAATGATCGATCATGTTCTATAGGCTATTTATGAAATATGCAGGCGTAATTTGAACATCGATAGACCGACGTACACGAATCTGAATCGTTTAATCGGGCAAATCGTTTCCTCTATTACCGCCAGCTTACGCTTCGACGGAGCTCTCAACGTCGACCTTACCGAGTTTCAAACGAACCTAGTGCCCTATCCGCGCATTCATTTTCCACTTGTAAGTTTCTTACACAGCGGCAGCTATTTAAGGCAAGCTAATGTTGTCTCACGCTGGGAATGTTTACTGCTCCTAGGCAACGTACGCTCCAGTTGTATCGGCTGAGAGAGCTGGCCATGAAAGAATCACCGTAGCGGAGATAACATCCTCGTGCTTCGAACCGAATCATCAGATGGTAAATTGCGATCCGCGGAAGGGTAAATACATGGCCGTGTGCATGCTTTACAGAGGAGACGTTGTGCCTAAAGATGTGAATGCGGCGATAGCGATGATTAAAAGGCAGAAGCATGTTCAATTCGTCGAATGGTGCCCCACGGGTTTTAAAGTATGCTTCTTACTTTATCGTTCAAATTCGTTTTTATGTCGTCTGCAATGTTTCCGACTACATCAATACCACGCcggttttactttaattttgtattattatcacACTATACCGCTTTCACAGGTGGGGATAAATTATCAACCGCCTACTGTAGTACCAGGTGGTGATCTTGCAAGAGTTGAAAGAGCCGTTTGTTGTCTGTGCAACACCACTGCAATAATCGAGGCGTGGGCCAGGATCGATCATAAATTCGACCTTATGTACGCCAAAAGAGCGTTTGTTCATTGGTAAATTACTCTATCTCTACCCTAAGCGCAGTGGCGGGTTTAAcaaggcggctgatgagcagttaccGCCTGGGCCCCATCTGCCcaacaaaaattatgattacttttaggtataggtatccaaacacttttaataaactacgtcttcgttttcccgaaaaatgagcccctcagaacgtttgccacctgggcctttttttcttaaattcgccactgccTAAGCATCTGATTAAACAGATTCACTTTATGTTATAATAAACTAACGGGGCGTACTTCGCTATAGGTTTGTCGGCGAGGGCATGGAGGAAGGTGAATTCGCTGAGGCAAGGGAAGATTTAGCAGCTTTAGAATTGGATTACCGTGAAGTACAGGAGGACGCTGCTAACagcgaagaagaggaagaagtatATTAACACTATCATTGTTAATATTCTTCTTCGTTATAACTACAGCTACTTATTTTTACATAAATTGCGACTGAAAATTAGTCGACGATTGCTGAAGATCTGTGGACAAACTCATTACAAATATGGCATAGGAAAGTATCCATTgtgtaaaatttatatataaaaatctaaCACTATATTGTAAATGTAATTctacgaaaaaaaagaaaatgtgaATCGATCTGAATAAACTCTATGAACTAGATAAGTACTCATTAGGTTTATTTCGGTATCTAGTaagtttaagggggtagacacgtcacgtgacctggccgattcggcaggtcggtattacagcatttttttttgcacagaaatggtaataccgatagatcgacgattacccggtgaacgcaagagggagctgtttgctatttctgtattctattctgaataaggaaagaaattctcagctgttccgttatacttataaaaatttaaacggaaagtcggctggtactgtaaacgtagaaaattcattatacatttcaattacttgaaatgtgcttatgctacaatattctacgttagcagtaaggaattctaagttgaaaagggaaaatagatgagggaatgtctccagaaaatgaaatttgttaggttagacatttttttattagcaaagcaccgaaacagaacatgaaatacacttattacacgtcctctgcagaaagcagttatcaacaaacattatatatacaaaattgtattgaatgttgaattgggctagtgaaaatgcgcagactggatacgcgtgattattatgtggtcggctcctcaaagtgacagaaaatataacctaaatatatgctatatgacaacaaatgtttagtggctatttcagcttcaaaggcatcgccttaaagtagcaaacaagagctacgcctttcatgggcctttaaacagttctcgtttaatgtgatgcttttgaaagactcgaagcttgtaatttctgaatagtattccatggacactagttgcaaaattttcttcaatatcgacttattaacaaaggaaatctatggtattcttaaggaaataccatagatatttggaatttggataggaatatgtaaaaggtatttctgaataataatacagtttgtttcaagtttctttcaatatatttgcataaaaggcctttacagtgttacaataaagtataaggtatataaagtcactattttcttgtgattactatcaaggtttccatcattccgtcgaaatattccgaagttaaaacctgtaagaagaaaaatatttttagtaacttgacttgtctattattgaaaatggaagaaacgttacaacattttgtcacgtatgaaaatatattagtaaagggaataattttattgtgcaacatgttgattgaaattagtcgttttagattttatgtttccggtaagatttaatattaattcctaccactcgtagcactgtaatcttattttagaatcagtcggtaacgttgggtgcgacacgagaagcggccaattcagcaactacctactctgaaatctgttgaaatgctgtacGTGTGTGCctgcttgtatacgtgtgacatgtttagagtttagagtgtgccagtGCGatataactaatctcacatactgtgactagagcgattattaatcgtgtatatttctgcattacaggtaaggaatttttacatagaagacgttaaaccggctgcattttcgactgggttcattgatatgaaatttgcacaagatactgcttcagccgaacccagacctaacccagacctttttttttttttacgtggagaaatccctaacggatacccctaaccctcacctagaccttttttttttttttttttcgtggagaaatccctaacggatacccctaaccctcccctttttttttttttttttgacgtggagaaatccctaacggatacccctaaccctcgggggagggtcaggggttatgtggggcttgcacccactaaaactccacggtggtcgtcctcgggtgcggagtagcgcgcccgaggaggaggacttgatgcgggggcaaactagcgattcgtccgcttgccctcccctcacgcgcatgatgttggtgcatactccgcaccgaatCCCCGAAggctcggggacttccctggggccctaaccctcccctaacccagacctaacccagttacacttgcaacatttcattgtattgcatttcacttatttgaataaattgcagttaagtggtaaaagagtttttttatttaacgagcactacttactccttcctattccaaatcacatataaaagatatgctaaaaagaacacctaaaagatccttccacgcagagtggttttaaaaatcttcgcattaaagcactactttaaatatcccattcactgctctcaaactctatcgacattcgttcaaggcttctacttctcttcagagacattactttgcgctacctctttccacgtcatgttatcctgttacgaagcctgattttagagatatctgaaaattttcgccagattttggcccaggtatcaggaggacatgaagcgaaaagaggtattctgaatttcagcttcgaaggcatcctcgattctctctccgaagacgttacttagtgccacctctttcgacggcatgttctcctgttacaaagcccaattttgtgcattctgaaaatttttgccagattttggcccaggtatcaggagaacatgaagcgaaaagaggtatcctaaatttcagcgaaacttctgcttcgaatagttctgcgtcttcgattcgctttccggagacattactttgcgccaccttcttcgaagtcatgttatcctgttacgaagcccaaattttgtgcgttctgataatttatgccaggttttggccaatatgtatcaggagaacatgaagcgaaaagaggtattctgaatttcagctgcgaaggcatcctcgattctctctctggagacattacttagtgccacctctttcgacatcatgttctcctgttacaaagcccaattttgtgcattctgaaaatttttgccagattttggcccaggtatcaggagaacatgaagcgaaaagaggtatcctaaatttcagcgaaacttctgcttcgaatagttctgcgtcttcgattcgctttccggagacattactttgcgccaccttcttcgaagtcatgttatcctgttacgaagcccaaattttgtgcgttctgataatttatgccaggttttggccaatatgtatcaggagaacatgaagcgaaaagaggtattctgaatttcagttgcgaaggcatcctcgattctctctccggagacattacttagtgccacctctttcgacatcatgttctcctgttacaaagcccaattttgtgcattctgaaaatttttgccagattttggcccaggtatcaggagaacatgaagcgaaaagaggtatcctaaatttcagcgaaacttctgcttcgaatagttctgcgtcttcgattcgctttccggagacattactttgcgccaccttcttcgaagtcatgttatcctgttacaaagcccaattttgtgcgttctgataatttatgccagattttggcccaggtatcaggagaacatgaagcgaaaagaggtattctgaatttcagcttcgaaggcatcctcgattctctctccggagacattacttagtgccacctctttcgacatcatgttctcctgttacaaagcccaattttgtgcattctgaaaatttttgccagattttggcccctggtatcaggagaacatgaagcgaaaagagatattctgaatttcagtttcaatggcgtcacctttaaagttgcgaatcgatgctgcaaaggtttggaatttggataggaatatgtaaaaggtatttctaaataataatacaattcttttcaagtttttcccactttatttgcagaaaaggcttttacagtgttacaataaattaatataagtatgtagaaatgaatgctgattaatattgtattattattaagtataaaatatataatttcagttcattttatgtataaaatcactatcagctttccatcatttgtctcacttaaagttcctcaatcctgtctaccgacaaatgttcccaaggttaatctgtaacaagaagaaaatatttttagcaatctgatttgtctattatagaaaatacaacaaatagatttgtctattatagaaaatacaactaatttcaggcaaaacatataaagaatataattatcttcctaatttaagacaattcccctttatttcatgtaaaatacatctcaacgctgtacaattctactaacatatcagtaaagtacataggaaatgtataatatattagtaacttgaaaaatatttttagtaacttgacttgtctattattgaacatgggagaaacgttacaacagtttgtcacgtatgaaaatatattagtaaaggcaataatgcgctccaaaattctgcgtctcttcgttaaacagtcactgtctcgaaacatctgcgccacttctcactctttgatttgccctccggagacgttactggatgaaaatagtcttggaaaaatgtaacaataaataaaaaaaatttaaagtgttcctatatctaccgcgaattacttttttattcctgttactttaaaaataaatataatattgaagtgagattatttccagtattattcctttcattcatttttatataatatcattcagtatagtatgtcctcctctgtacttggttacaatagcatgtccaacttccaagcattattgtcgagttattattataattttgcagattctaacttatactactaattacatactttcagtgatacctataatacaataatgcaaaaagtatttatgtaattataaagtaccattgaatgtttgaacctgtttttctcgaaaacgctaaaagtggacatacaatatgtgtgcactaattgtaagccatcgatgtacaataggaaatttttttttaaggtaggttagtccgttgttgttctaactgcctgaattactatgacataaatacgacagcgatttcaagtgatgtatatgtaacgataaaagcgttaatttagtaaatgtatacaattcccagca
This window contains:
- the LOC143371304 gene encoding tubulin alpha-1C chain isoform X1 — protein: MAKKRECISIHIGQAGVQMGNACWELYCLEHGIQPDGQMPSDATVGHDDDSINTFFSETDSGKHVPRAVFVDLEPTVVDEVRTGTYRQLFHPEQLITGKEDAANNYARGHYTIGKEIVDLALDRIHRLTERCRGLQGFLIFHSFGGGTGSGFTSLLMERLSAEYPKKSKLTFSIYPAPQVSTAVVEPYNAILYTHPTLEHCEVAFIVDNQAIYEICRRNLNIDRPTYTNLNRLIGQIVSSITASLRFDGALNVDLTEFQTNLVPYPRIHFPLATYAPVVSAERAGHERITVAEITSSCFEPNHQMVNCDPRKGKYMAVCMLYRGDVVPKDVNAAIAMIKRQKHVQFVEWCPTGFKVGINYQPPTVVPGGDLARVERAVCCLCNTTAIIEAWARIDHKFDLMYAKRAFVHWFVGEGMEEGEFAEAREDLAALELDYREVQEDAANSEEEEEVY
- the LOC143371304 gene encoding tubulin alpha-1C chain isoform X2, whose amino-acid sequence is MRECISIHIGQAGVQMGNACWELYCLEHGIQPDGQMPSDATVGHDDDSINTFFSETDSGKHVPRAVFVDLEPTVVDEVRTGTYRQLFHPEQLITGKEDAANNYARGHYTIGKEIVDLALDRIHRLTERCRGLQGFLIFHSFGGGTGSGFTSLLMERLSAEYPKKSKLTFSIYPAPQVSTAVVEPYNAILYTHPTLEHCEVAFIVDNQAIYEICRRNLNIDRPTYTNLNRLIGQIVSSITASLRFDGALNVDLTEFQTNLVPYPRIHFPLATYAPVVSAERAGHERITVAEITSSCFEPNHQMVNCDPRKGKYMAVCMLYRGDVVPKDVNAAIAMIKRQKHVQFVEWCPTGFKVGINYQPPTVVPGGDLARVERAVCCLCNTTAIIEAWARIDHKFDLMYAKRAFVHWFVGEGMEEGEFAEAREDLAALELDYREVQEDAANSEEEEEVY